Below is a window of Pyrobaculum aerophilum str. IM2 DNA.
CTTTATCTTTTTTGGCACTCCTCCAATATATTTTATTGTTACTTTTACCGGCTTGAAGGGATCTTGTACCTTCGGCGGCTCTCTTTCCATATCCGGCGTATAGATCATCTCTTTATAATCGTACCAAGCCAGCTCCATAATATCCGTGGGGTAGAGGGCCTCAGTGGGACAGATGTCAATACAGAAGTGGCACATAATACAGCGGCCGTAGTCTATGCCGGGGTATCTTTTCGTGTTTGGCGCTAGGTACATTTTTATAGCGTTTGTTGGGCATATCCTCGCACACAAAAAGCATGAAGTACACTTCTCGGTCCAAAGCCCTATCCAGCCCCTCATTCTTCCATACTCCAGCTTCTCATAGGGGTAGTATATAGTAATACGCTCTGGTTTTACAAAGTTCTTAACAGCAACTCTAAAAGCGTCAATTGTGGCCTTCACAACAGACGCGACTCCGCTCATGGCGACACCCCCAGTAGCCTTAGCGCTGTTGACCACGCCACTGCCACTACCCCGAGTAGTAGTAATCCGCGCCAGCCTAGCGCGAGAGTCTGATCAAGTCTTAAAACCGGCATAACTGCCCTCAAGAATGCGAAGAAAAACATCAAAACGCTCGTCTTGACGAACACCCATACTGCGAGCATTAAGTGCCCTATAATATCCTGCGGCCAGGGACCGGGCGAGAAGCCGGGCAAGGCCCAGCCGCCTAGGAACAAGAGAGTTGCTAAGTAGGAATAGGAGAAGGTGGCGTAGTAAGTGCCCCCGGCGAAGGAGAGGACTAAGAAGATGCCGCCATAATCGCTGTACGGCCCCGTGGCGACGTCGCCTTCGTAATCCGCTATCTCAAAGGGGAATCTAGCCGTGGCCATCGCTGTAGCTATAATGAAGACAAGGAAGGCTATTGGGTTTAGCACAGCGCCTGTCAAAACCGTCTGTTTATTCACTATTTCTAAGGGGTTTAAAGTGCCGTAAAGTATGACCATGGCTAAAACTGAGACTATCAAAGGAATTTCATACGCCGCCACTAACAACGCCTCACGCGCAGCGCCTATATAGGCAAATTTATTATTAACAGACCACCCAATTATGACAATTATAATAGACACGAGGAGCAGAATAACTAATGAAAACACAAAGCCGTAGGGGAGCAGGCCGGCGTCTTTTATTAGCCTAAGCTCAGGCGTGAGGGGAAGTAAAAGCGAGGCGCCGAAGGCGAGAGTTACGAAAATCGGCGGACCCCAGACGAATAGAACTTTATGCGCCCCCCTTGGCACTATCGGCTCGCTTATGATAAACTTAAAGGCGTCTGCAAGAAGCTGTAAATATCCGCCGAGTAGCGGCGATACGTGGTAAGGCCCTACGCGCATCTGGACTCTCGCCGCGGCTTTGCGCTCGAACCACACCACTGTAAGGAGAATAACGCTTGAGACTGCGAACATCAGCACGAAGAACCAGAGACGTGCCGAAAAGAGGAGCGAGATATCCATATCTATTAGTAAAATTGCCATTTTAATTTATTACCTGTCTTGTTCAGGCGGGAAATAGCCAAATGAGCCGTAAATGGCCGGCAGATCCATAAGCCTTGCCCCTATAAATGCCCTAATCATTGCGCGGAGGTTCTGCCAGGACGGAGTGGAGATTCTCACCCGATAGGGCTTCTCGGTCCCGTCGCCAAATACCTGAAAATAATACCTCCCCCTTCCGCCCTCTGTCACGCCGACCCCCTCGCCTTGGGGGAGCATCGTGGTAAACAAAGCGCCGAGTCTTATTAGCTCATTGGCCTTTTCTCTCTGCTTTGGCGGTATTCTGTGCAGTAACGCCTCGCCGACTAGCGGGCCGTCCCTGGGGACCCGGTCCAGGGCTTGTCTAATTATCCTCGCGCTCTGCCTTATTTCGCATATTCTGACCATAGTCCTGGCCAGCGCATCTCCGCCGTCTTCCACGCACACCTCCCACTCAAATTCATCGTACACGCCGTATTTATACGCCCTCCTGGCGTCCCATTCTATCCCAGATCCCCTTGCCCCAGGCCCAGTGGCCATAAGCCTCGCCGCGTCCTCCTTGCTTAAATACCCAACGTCTTTTAGGCGGTAGTAGCCAACGGGGTTCTTGACCACAACTCTCATAAACTCATCCACTTTCTTCTCTAAGTAGTCTAAAAAGCCCCTTGTCTGTTCGTAAAAGGCGTCTGGAGGCGCGGTGCGGACGCCGCCAGGGAGCACCCACGTGGGAGTTGTCCTCGAGCCAGACGCCATGGCCCACAGTTGCACAAGCAATTCGCGGAGGCCGTACGCCCACATAAAGCCAGTGGATGAGCCGATCATTATGGCGTGGAGCCCCAAGTCGTAGAGGTGTGTGGAAATGCGGCTGAGCTCGCCCATGATTACTCTGAGGTACTGAGCTCTGGGGGAGACGTCGTATTTAGCAAGCCTTTCTATGGCCAAGGCGTAGGCCCACGTGACGTTTATGGCGTCGGGGAGCGAAAGCCTTTCAAATAGAGGGATGTTCTGAATCCAGTGTCTAGTCTCGCCGAGCTTTTCCATTGTCCTGTGTACATAGCCCGGATCGGGAGTGACGTTTACCACTACGTCCCCATCAACTTCAATTATGAACCTGGTATGGCCGCTTGACGGATGTTGCGGGCCCCAAAAAATATCGAGGACCCGGCGTCCGCCTTCTAATCTCTCTTCTTTTAAAATGAGGCCGTACTCCTCTGTCCTCATAAACAGAGATAAATTGTCCATTTTTAATCTATATATCTCTGCCGCTCCTCGCCAGACTGCATGGGCTAAAACGCCTAGAGCGGCCATAACTTGGCTCTTCAGCCTAAGCCCCCCTCTTTTCCTCCTCCATTCCAATACGGCCGTCTATTCTTTAATAGCGCGGATATCTACCGCCCCTGGCGGCGCGCCGTCTTGTCCGCCTTAGCCCCGTTAACCAAAACGCAGTCCCGCGCAAATCTGCAGACACTTCAAAAAGCGCGATACCTCGGAGGCTCGTCGCTCTTCTCCTACCTCCGCCAGGTAACTCCTCTCGTAGGACTCGTAAGGCGTATGTAATATACATACACCACTGAGCCCCAGCCTCTGCTGCCACTGCGTCCATCCCCCTAAAGGCTCTTTGCGTGAGATGCCCCCAAGACACTCTAAACCTCCTCGGTAGCTCGCCCCCGGCTTTACGGCTTTAAACCCCCGACATCCCTATACTGTGTTATATCCCCCAGCTCTTGGCGGCGGTGTTGATATATGAGGCAGTCCACCTATTGGCCGAGTTTCTTATGAAGAGGCCTCCAGGCGGCAGGTGCAACGCCGTTGTCATCATGCCGACGCGTGGGGATAGGGATTTAGGCCGATTTGCGGGCTACGTCGATTTTGTAGTCGTTGACAGCGAGGCGGCGGCGGAAAGAGCCGAGGCC
It encodes the following:
- the nuoI gene encoding NADH-quinone oxidoreductase subunit NuoI yields the protein MSGVASVVKATIDAFRVAVKNFVKPERITIYYPYEKLEYGRMRGWIGLWTEKCTSCFLCARICPTNAIKMYLAPNTKRYPGIDYGRCIMCHFCIDICPTEALYPTDIMELAWYDYKEMIYTPDMEREPPKVQDPFKPVKVTIKYIGGVPKKIKVQ
- the nuoH gene encoding NADH-quinone oxidoreductase subunit NuoH, translated to MDISLLFSARLWFFVLMFAVSSVILLTVVWFERKAAARVQMRVGPYHVSPLLGGYLQLLADAFKFIISEPIVPRGAHKVLFVWGPPIFVTLAFGASLLLPLTPELRLIKDAGLLPYGFVFSLVILLLVSIIIVIIGWSVNNKFAYIGAAREALLVAAYEIPLIVSVLAMVILYGTLNPLEIVNKQTVLTGAVLNPIAFLVFIIATAMATARFPFEIADYEGDVATGPYSDYGGIFLVLSFAGGTYYATFSYSYLATLLFLGGWALPGFSPGPWPQDIIGHLMLAVWVFVKTSVLMFFFAFLRAVMPVLRLDQTLALGWRGLLLLGVVAVAWSTALRLLGVSP
- a CDS encoding NADH-quinone oxidoreductase subunit D; this translates as MRTEEYGLILKEERLEGGRRVLDIFWGPQHPSSGHTRFIIEVDGDVVVNVTPDPGYVHRTMEKLGETRHWIQNIPLFERLSLPDAINVTWAYALAIERLAKYDVSPRAQYLRVIMGELSRISTHLYDLGLHAIMIGSSTGFMWAYGLRELLVQLWAMASGSRTTPTWVLPGGVRTAPPDAFYEQTRGFLDYLEKKVDEFMRVVVKNPVGYYRLKDVGYLSKEDAARLMATGPGARGSGIEWDARRAYKYGVYDEFEWEVCVEDGGDALARTMVRICEIRQSARIIRQALDRVPRDGPLVGEALLHRIPPKQREKANELIRLGALFTTMLPQGEGVGVTEGGRGRYYFQVFGDGTEKPYRVRISTPSWQNLRAMIRAFIGARLMDLPAIYGSFGYFPPEQDR